In Candidatus Cloacimonadota bacterium, the following are encoded in one genomic region:
- the mraY gene encoding phospho-N-acetylmuramoyl-pentapeptide-transferase produces MFYHIFYPLVKYNSIFNIFQYITFRALGAFITAILLSFIFAPKLIKDLKKNQITERINLDLPTNHKHKAGTPTMGGLIIGIALLISVLLWNNLTNNYVLMAGLVVLWLGGLGFLDDYLKNIKRVSEGLVEKYKISGQIVLGLLIAFTLYFGYEKSASITEITLPFFKNTSFSLGILFIPFVALFITFYSNAVNLTDGLDGLASGSIAIVAFGLGIIAYIKGNAVIADYLQIEFIKNAGELAVFITALIGAMVGFLWYNIKPAGVFMGDTGALSMGGLIAVLAILLKSEIFFMIISFLFLVEAMSSLLQRYYFKYTRLKTGEGKRLFRCAPLHHHYEMKGWTENQIVVRFWIIMILLTTIGLITLKIR; encoded by the coding sequence ATGTTTTATCATATTTTCTACCCGCTGGTGAAATATAATAGTATTTTTAATATTTTTCAATACATTACCTTCCGAGCATTAGGTGCATTTATCACGGCAATATTATTGTCATTCATCTTTGCTCCGAAACTCATTAAAGATTTGAAAAAGAATCAGATAACTGAGCGGATCAATCTGGATTTGCCCACCAATCACAAGCATAAGGCTGGAACTCCGACTATGGGTGGATTGATCATCGGAATAGCCTTACTGATCTCTGTTTTGCTTTGGAATAATCTCACAAATAATTACGTTTTAATGGCGGGTTTGGTCGTTTTGTGGCTTGGTGGATTGGGCTTTTTGGATGATTATTTAAAAAACATTAAACGTGTTTCCGAGGGATTGGTAGAAAAATACAAAATTTCAGGACAGATTGTTCTTGGACTACTAATTGCTTTTACTTTATACTTCGGTTACGAAAAATCCGCTTCAATCACAGAAATAACTTTACCCTTTTTTAAGAATACGTCCTTTTCCTTAGGAATATTATTTATTCCTTTTGTAGCACTCTTCATCACTTTTTATTCAAATGCTGTTAACCTTACCGATGGTTTGGATGGGCTCGCTTCCGGTTCGATTGCGATTGTTGCGTTTGGATTGGGAATTATTGCATATATAAAAGGAAATGCTGTTATTGCGGATTATCTCCAGATTGAATTTATAAAAAATGCCGGTGAACTTGCAGTTTTTATAACCGCCTTGATCGGTGCAATGGTAGGATTTCTCTGGTATAATATAAAACCGGCAGGAGTGTTTATGGGTGATACGGGAGCCTTGTCAATGGGTGGATTGATAGCCGTATTGGCAATTTTGTTGAAGTCCGAAATATTTTTTATGATAATCAGCTTTTTGTTTCTCGTGGAAGCTATGTCATCTCTCTTACAACGCTATTATTTCAAATATACCAGACTGAAAACAGGAGAAGGGAAAAGACTTTTTCGATGTGCTCCTCTTCATCATCATTATGAAATGAAGGGCT